One Pomacea canaliculata isolate SZHN2017 linkage group LG1, ASM307304v1, whole genome shotgun sequence genomic window, AGCTACCAGCCTACTATATgatctccaccaccacctcctctaCAACGCTCCGCTCGTAGGCATGAAATTGTCGTCTGTCTGCGTGCCTTTCAGTACAGTGGCTTAGAACCAAcaaaaactcttaaaaaaaaaaaaccagctaaCTGTGGTCCTTTCTTCCAAATTGATTTGCATCCTTcgagaagaaagtttttttgaCAAAAGGAGTTTTGTATTATAAGCGGGTCTTTCTAATTGCTTTATTGGGAGGTATTTGGTGTTAGTGCTCCTTTTTTCTCTAGAAATCAAGCTTACAAAGCTTAGTTTTCTAGTTCTTTGATTTTccgtcttttttctttctttctgagttATGCCTATGGTGTATTTTGCCTTTCTCCCACTTTCCTTGTATCCCTtctccgctctctctctctctccatgagATATACATTAGTGCTCCCCGCCCACTTTAACAAGAAAACTTCGGCTGCTAGCTTTGGTCAAACGTAAAAGAATTCTATATCTTTCTATGTTGTGTCGTTAGCTTTATTTGCCGGCTTCAGGAAGACTTCATTTCTTCTGACATCCACATGTCACGATCGCAGCTTACAGCTGAGTGAATGTTGACTTGTTGACCCTGTACAATGAATACTTCATGGACCGAGAAATTAAATTCATCGGTACTATTAACAAAAAGACGGAAACAACCTATACTTATCTGTTCTCAATTTTATTGCAATAAAGATTATTAGCTCATCTTGATTAAAGCCCTACATACACTATAACATCAAACAATAACTCTAACTTTCAGTAGGTCATCTTGCTGGCAGACAGTCCCAATTCATTCTTACCGCCATGTGTCCAACACGAATCATGGCGAAATAACGAGGGACGAGGGTATATGATCCATAACTAAGGGTAACTTTGAAGAAAAGTGCTGCGAGATGCGAGTTAAGACTGTATTTGTAAATTATATCCTGTTAAAGAATTCATGAAATACGAAATCTCTAAATGCGACATGTTAAACAGTTAAAAGCGGCAGCAAATTGTTTAGAAGAGCCATAGTTCAAGATGAGATTTTTTTGTCAAGCATCTCAAATCACGTAAAGAGACGCATGAAGATGTTCCACGTTGACTCCGTTCAAGGTTCCAGGCAGTACGATGCAAAACCAGGCCTGAGAGAGCGGCGAGATGGGGAGTCCAGCACAGGGGGTAAGGGTACCGATGTTGACCGACTGGCAGGTCAGGCCCTGGCCGCAGCCACAGAAACCGTTCAGCACGTCAAAGGACTGGCAGTAAGTGCCCTTTTCTTGGTATTTCTTGCATGTACCTGCAAACATCATAAAGGTTTAAACACTTTTCGGTCGGCAGAAAAGTAAAGAGGGAAGCAGAGATTTTTTCAACTCAAACCTCATTCATTCCTTCAGTCGTTCACTCACTCGCTCTGGCGTCAGATTACTTAATCAGGGAGCTGAGCCACCCTAATCCTAGCGGGTCACAGGTCACGGATAACGACATGGCCTCCAGATAAAGCTGCCAAACAGGCCAAATTGTTTGTGTAGAAATAAGTAGTTACTGACCGCGGGGCAGTACATACCACCAGGACAGGGCAAGGAAATAGGCTTACTCTAGTTCCTTCTGCTCGTAACTCACCTGTCCCTCACTACCGTTATACAGTTCCTTACCCGACTCCAGCAACTCACCTGACTCGCTGACAGGACGGATGGGCTGCAGCAGAGCCTGACGTTTCCTGCTGGCCACGACGATGTTGATGATCTCGCAGCACTCGTCGGCTGCACACTGGTCTTTGGACGTGCACACCTGGCCCACCTCACCCTACACCACCAACAACGTGTATGAAAACGTGTATGATGCATGCGTGCGTACGTGTACACCATTTAAGCAGGTTTTCTGAGCAGATTCCACTTAGGAGTCTTTTACTGACTAatgaagtagaaaaaaagaaattgtgctagaaatataaaactttaaacGCTTTAATGGCTCCCTCTGTTAGGTTTCAAAAAATGACCATGCAGTCTGGTGATGTCTTGCTGTGGCTTCTGTCATCCTTACATGGAGAGGTTTGTACACCTCTCCAGGTAATCAGATTCTTAGCCCGAGTTCATGCTCACTACTTGAAAATGGTCTCGTACTTTTACGAAAGAAAATATTTCGAAATAGCCTTATTTTGGGGACAATTttaattcataaataaaagCCTTGTATTTATGGTGGTAActgagattttaaaagaaacatttattgatGTAGCTGTTTTGTACGTATCGAACTGTCTAGGACGACAGAAGTAAATGACAGGATCACAGGTGTATGGTGACAGTTAAAGAGATGCCGTTGGACATGCTGCCATTCACTGAAACGCGATATAATTGATTCAAGTATTCAGTTTTACCTGACAGACTGACACGATTGCCAGCAGCAGTAATACAGACAGCAGGCCCCTCATTTCCAAGACAGAAAAGGTTCTACAGACAAATGAAACTGGTTAACGTCTTTGCTGTCGAGTGACAGATAGCAGATTGGACTGTAATAAATAGAACAGTCTACCAAAGACCAGAGATAAGTAAGCAGTGACGCCATCTGTCGGGGTGTGTTGCATAGTATCAGAGTTTTACAATGACAAGAATTGCTTGCTGAAGTCATTCACTggtctgtctttctgttcatCCTTCATGTACGACCTGCCCCAACCCACCTCCGCCATGGTTTACAGCTctcattattaataaaacatcGGGCCCATGCTGAAGAGATACGATCCTCAGGCCGCTGgccagaaaaaagagaatttttaaagaaaagtgcaTGGAATTCCTATTAACTTCTAGCGTCTATCCACAATTTCTAGCGTATCTCTCTACCTCCGTTAATGAATCTTCAATTGTTGCTAAAGTATCTCAGGCTAAAGTATAACAAGAATAAACGTCTGCCTTTACACCTTTGCTAATTTAATTTGCCTTTGACCTCAGGATCTTATTCACCAAGTCAATGACTCGATAGCTTAGTTTAGaatattaaactaattaataGTTTTTGGACAATAGTCTAAGGTTTCTGAAAAGGACGGTTTCCAAAATAAATTGTCATTGTTTGGAGACAGATTTCtcacgcatgcacacgcacacacagaaaatatgaCTGGACTGGTGAGACAGCAGCGCGCGTGCACACCTCTGCTCTCACACtgcaaaaacataaatagtAGTTTTGTTTCGTATGCAAAAGCACCATTCTTTCCATAGCTGATAAGAAAGAATTTTTACATAGGCCTCATGTTCTCTGCCGTTGCACAGAACTGGCATCAACCAAGTGTATTACTAATTGTTTTTAACACATTTCTCCACCCAGCCTGGAGGCAAGGCACCGCGCTTCTCCGCTCCTGTCTGCTCGACTCGCACGGTGCGGCAGGACAGACCCTGGGCACAGCCGCAGTAGCCATTAAGAACTTCGTAGGAGACACATGACTGTCCTTCTTGTTTGTACCGCATGCACACACCTGAAAACGATATGTCATAGCGGCAATGTGTCCATTGTGCTGCAAGCCACATACAGACTGATCCTTGATAAGCACGTACGTCGGTCAGCTTACCTGTCGTACAGGGTCAGCGCGCACAGACCACGCTTATGGTCAACAGCATACAAGTCActtatgtttaataataaatataggCATTCGGACagtctatatttatttattatttctacgTAGCTATCCTTAATCATATTGATTCAAGTTAAAAATCTTGGATGGGGGGATTGGGAGATCAAGTCCAGTGCATACATACCGATCAACGAGAGAAaaaacttcattattattttcaacactGATTGACATGGCAACTTTCCTTTctcattattttactttttataatgTGTGTCAAATCTATTTCTGGCTCTTGCAGTTAACTCACCTGACTGGCTGACGGAAGGATGGGCTGCAACAGAGCCTGGCGTTTCCTGCTGGCCACGACGATGTTGATGATCTCACAGCACTCGTCGGCTGCACACTGGTCTTTGGACGTGCACCTGGCCAACTACTCCCTACAGAAGTGAACAGTGTGTATCTGTGCTtgtctctttgtgtgtgagtg contains:
- the LOC112562278 gene encoding uncharacterized protein LOC112562278 — protein: MRGLLSVLLLLAIVSVCQGEVGQVCTSKDQCAADECCEIINIVVASRKRQALLQPIRPVSESGTCKKYQEKGTYCQSFDVLNGFCGCGQGLTCQSVNIGTLTPCAGLPISPLSQAWFCIVLPGTLNGVNVEHLHASLYVI